The following proteins are encoded in a genomic region of Aquella oligotrophica:
- a CDS encoding peptide MFS transporter, protein MAKFSYPRGVIALSSVEMWERFSFYTMQSLLVLYAAAKVTEGGLGWSQADALRLVGYYGALVYVSPIIGGVIADKVIGRKLAVLLGSFIMMCGHASLAFPGVKAMYLGLALLIVGCGLMKPAISAMVGEFFKPSETSRKESSFAIFYMSINIGGFLGPMIGGVVQEKYGYDYAFAMAAFGLLIGILNFQVAKNRSLKDVGNLLHKSEHVKVPWTVVEKKKVAVYLGLCVSNIFWNVIYVLPYGLLTLYADKNIDRAIGSFTIPSTWYYGMYGLLIIIYSPIVATFYQWFKNKTGSDLTLSRKLAIGYVLVAAGSLVLLPLVKAIGANPHYIGSSGYIIGFYTFFSLSELLTLPVLLAAATTFAPHGYSATLVSLNMGISWAIGAWIGGEFGAWTQEMNPVILFWWVIGLCIAFAIGHMLTDKKIEKVIQS, encoded by the coding sequence ATGGCAAAGTTTAGTTACCCTCGTGGTGTTATTGCTCTATCTTCAGTAGAAATGTGGGAGCGATTTAGCTTTTATACAATGCAAAGCTTACTTGTACTATATGCTGCAGCAAAAGTAACCGAAGGCGGTCTTGGTTGGAGCCAGGCAGATGCTTTGCGGTTAGTGGGATATTATGGTGCATTGGTATATGTATCACCGATAATTGGTGGTGTTATAGCAGATAAAGTTATCGGTAGAAAGCTGGCTGTTTTGCTGGGTTCTTTCATTATGATGTGTGGACATGCTTCGCTGGCCTTTCCCGGCGTAAAAGCGATGTACCTTGGGTTGGCTTTACTAATCGTTGGCTGTGGTTTGATGAAACCAGCCATCAGTGCTATGGTTGGAGAATTCTTCAAACCGAGTGAAACCTCCCGCAAAGAATCATCCTTTGCAATATTTTATATGTCGATTAATATTGGTGGCTTTTTGGGGCCAATGATTGGCGGGGTAGTTCAGGAAAAATATGGCTATGATTATGCATTTGCAATGGCTGCATTTGGTTTGTTAATTGGCATTCTTAATTTTCAGGTAGCAAAAAACCGAAGCCTAAAAGATGTTGGAAATTTACTACATAAGTCTGAGCATGTAAAAGTGCCTTGGACAGTAGTAGAAAAGAAAAAAGTTGCAGTATACCTTGGTCTTTGTGTGAGCAATATATTCTGGAATGTTATTTATGTGTTGCCGTATGGATTGCTTACATTATATGCAGATAAAAATATTGATCGAGCAATTGGAAGTTTTACCATTCCATCTACATGGTACTATGGAATGTATGGTTTATTGATTATCATCTATTCACCAATTGTGGCAACTTTTTACCAATGGTTTAAAAATAAGACAGGTAGTGACTTGACCCTTAGTCGTAAATTGGCAATCGGTTATGTGTTGGTTGCTGCCGGGAGTCTAGTTTTATTGCCGCTTGTAAAGGCAATCGGAGCAAATCCCCATTATATTGGTAGCTCAGGTTATATTATAGGTTTTTATACATTCTTCTCATTAAGTGAGTTGCTAACTTTACCAGTATTGCTAGCCGCAGCAACAACTTTTGCTCCACATGGTTATTCAGCAACATTGGTATCGTTAAACATGGGAATTTCTTGGGCGATTGGAGCGTGGATTGGTGGTGAATTTGGCGCTTGGACACAAGAAATGAATCCGGTAATTTTATTCTGGTGGGTAATCGGACTATGCATAGCTTTTGCAATCGGGCATATGCTTACTGATAAAAAAATTGAGAAAGTTATTCAGTCTTAG
- a CDS encoding cation:proton antiporter gives MGIKKTPPRNRGLQVIVTTLVITILAILCGLPLNSAFALGMIFTSSSTAIVLQMLQEKGWIKLDAGNTIFAVLLFQDIAVIPMLAIFPLLGNQVATTTPDKLSHLQQALLITIILFALILGSKYLLRPVFKFIATSKLNEAFTALALLLIIGITLAMNYVGLSPAMGAFIAGVVLAESEYRHELEADIEPFKGLLLGLFFISVGTNIDFTIIANHLVLIFILVVALMVIKFLVLFILTKLICKQGKDVWLIALTLAQGGEFCFVLISYASQNNIFATELARELVAVVAISMLLTPLIMIIYEKYITRLLAPANQELAPDVINQENPVIIAGFGRFGQIIGRFLLANKVKSTILDIDPNQVDTVRKFGHKVFYGDAERLDLLEIAGLATAKLLVIAIDDSIKALKIATLVRQSYPNVKIILRVRSRTDVYEALNQGFKPEEIYRETFDSALNTAIASFKFLGASNKQAELAANDFRQLDMEQLLKMQPYYTGKMNDDYITQARLNSEQLENILTLDNEEINDPNIEPILANKSSGE, from the coding sequence TTGGGAATTAAGAAAACCCCTCCTCGTAACCGGGGGCTACAGGTTATAGTTACAACTCTAGTAATCACAATTCTTGCCATTTTATGTGGCTTACCATTAAATTCAGCATTTGCTCTAGGAATGATATTTACCTCCTCGTCAACTGCAATAGTTCTCCAAATGCTACAAGAAAAAGGCTGGATAAAACTCGATGCAGGCAACACAATTTTTGCAGTACTACTTTTTCAGGATATTGCAGTAATCCCAATGTTAGCAATATTCCCCTTACTTGGTAATCAGGTAGCAACTACAACACCAGATAAACTTTCTCATCTACAACAAGCACTATTGATAACCATAATTTTATTTGCCCTTATCCTAGGCAGTAAATATCTATTAAGACCAGTTTTTAAATTCATTGCAACTTCAAAACTAAATGAAGCGTTTACTGCCCTGGCACTTCTTCTGATTATTGGAATTACACTTGCAATGAACTACGTAGGGTTATCACCAGCCATGGGGGCATTTATAGCTGGAGTAGTCCTTGCTGAGAGCGAATATCGGCACGAACTGGAAGCTGATATTGAGCCATTTAAGGGCTTACTACTGGGGTTATTTTTCATCTCTGTTGGAACCAATATTGACTTTACAATAATTGCCAATCACCTAGTTTTAATATTTATCCTTGTTGTGGCATTGATGGTAATAAAATTCTTAGTGTTATTTATCCTAACTAAACTAATCTGTAAACAAGGTAAAGATGTCTGGCTGATTGCCTTAACATTGGCACAAGGTGGCGAATTTTGTTTTGTACTAATTTCATACGCTAGCCAAAATAATATATTTGCAACTGAGTTAGCCCGAGAACTGGTTGCTGTTGTAGCAATATCAATGCTATTAACACCATTAATCATGATTATTTATGAAAAATATATTACTCGATTACTAGCACCAGCAAATCAAGAATTGGCGCCAGATGTAATTAATCAGGAAAATCCAGTAATTATTGCTGGTTTTGGCCGCTTTGGACAAATCATTGGACGTTTTTTGCTGGCAAATAAAGTAAAAAGCACCATATTAGATATTGATCCAAATCAGGTAGATACGGTACGTAAATTTGGACATAAAGTTTTCTATGGTGATGCAGAGCGGCTTGATCTACTCGAAATAGCAGGTTTGGCTACTGCAAAGCTACTAGTTATTGCAATTGATGATAGCATTAAGGCTCTAAAAATAGCAACACTGGTAAGACAAAGTTATCCTAATGTCAAAATAATATTAAGAGTTAGAAGCCGAACTGATGTATATGAGGCGCTAAATCAGGGATTTAAACCTGAAGAAATTTACCGTGAAACTTTTGATAGTGCATTAAATACTGCTATTGCCAGCTTTAAATTTCTTGGAGCAAGTAACAAGCAAGCAGAATTAGCTGCGAATGACTTTAGACAGCTAGATATGGAGCAATTACTAAAAATGCAACCTTACTATACTGGAAAAATGAATGACGACTACATCACTCAAGCCAGATTAAATAGTGAACAATTGGAAAATATTCTGACCTTAGACAATGAAGAAATCAATGATCCAAATATAGAGCCAATTTTAGCAAATAAGTCATCTGGAGAATAA
- a CDS encoding acyl-CoA thioesterase has protein sequence MYQEQYFLTIRDINYGNHMDHLALLNYLHETRVRFLRKSGYSEIDVDGLGTGLVVAELQCNYRKECFYGEKITVKMNLELLSPMKLRLNYQVTKNEGEVAANAIIRLAFLDRNKKVVVVPQWLQNLAKG, from the coding sequence GTGTATCAGGAGCAATATTTTCTGACAATTCGTGATATTAATTATGGTAATCATATGGATCATCTGGCATTACTTAATTATCTACATGAAACCCGAGTAAGATTTTTACGTAAAAGCGGTTATAGTGAAATTGATGTCGATGGTTTAGGAACTGGGTTAGTTGTTGCTGAATTACAATGTAATTATCGTAAAGAATGCTTTTATGGTGAAAAAATTACAGTTAAGATGAATCTTGAACTCTTAAGTCCGATGAAATTGCGCTTAAACTATCAGGTTACTAAAAACGAGGGTGAGGTAGCTGCCAATGCTATAATACGCCTTGCATTTTTGGATAGAAATAAAAAGGTAGTGGTAGTACCACAATGGTTGCAAAACCTAGCTAAAGGCTAA
- a CDS encoding C40 family peptidase, which translates to MIKKLLPFCLLISVFNTYAECNYQASVTSDFAWRDSLSEYKSPNYRDSWGPKPASYPAPQIPADCDPVKWQQQRIVAVAEKYIGLPYKHHHIPEFDNGSGAGLDCSNFTSWVYNYGLGIKINSDISKQADTAGRILSPNEPLQPGDLLFIRTIDDSRISHVVIYIDPNHIIDDHGSGVKIREFKGWYKNHFAYARRIIN; encoded by the coding sequence ATGATTAAGAAACTACTCCCTTTTTGCCTATTGATAAGTGTTTTCAATACATATGCTGAATGCAATTATCAGGCTAGTGTAACTAGCGATTTTGCTTGGCGTGATAGCTTATCCGAATATAAAAGTCCAAACTACCGTGATAGCTGGGGACCCAAGCCAGCTAGTTATCCAGCACCACAAATCCCAGCCGATTGTGACCCTGTCAAATGGCAGCAACAAAGAATTGTTGCCGTTGCCGAAAAATATATTGGCCTACCTTATAAACATCATCATATCCCCGAATTTGACAATGGAAGTGGTGCTGGACTTGATTGTTCCAATTTTACCTCATGGGTATATAATTATGGTCTTGGCATAAAGATAAATAGTGATATTTCAAAACAGGCAGATACCGCAGGTCGGATACTATCTCCGAACGAGCCGCTACAACCTGGGGATTTATTATTTATTCGCACCATTGATGATAGCCGAATTTCCCATGTTGTGATTTATATTGATCCAAACCATATTATTGATGATCATGGTAGTGGCGTTAAAATCCGTGAATTTAAAGGCTGGTATAAAAATCATTTTGCCTATGCCCGTAGAATTATAAATTAG
- the purE gene encoding 5-(carboxyamino)imidazole ribonucleotide mutase, with the protein MIEVGVVMGSNSDWDVMEHAVKVLKDFGVNYEALVVSAHRTPDLLFEYAEAAETHGLKVIIAGAGGAAHLPGMLAAKTIVPVLGVPVPSKYLKGQDSLYSIVQMPKGIPVGTLAIGEAGATNAGLLAVQILACYKPELAVKLHEFRKMQAQTVLNMTLPEVE; encoded by the coding sequence ATGATAGAAGTTGGTGTTGTTATGGGAAGTAACTCTGACTGGGATGTGATGGAGCATGCAGTCAAAGTTTTAAAAGATTTTGGGGTTAATTATGAAGCATTGGTGGTCTCGGCACACCGCACGCCAGATTTGCTTTTTGAATATGCTGAAGCAGCTGAAACCCATGGCTTAAAAGTGATTATTGCTGGAGCTGGTGGAGCCGCTCATTTGCCAGGAATGCTTGCTGCGAAGACTATTGTTCCAGTACTTGGGGTTCCAGTTCCTTCTAAATACTTGAAAGGGCAGGATTCATTATATTCTATCGTACAAATGCCAAAAGGAATCCCTGTTGGGACGTTGGCAATTGGTGAAGCTGGTGCAACTAATGCCGGGCTTTTAGCGGTGCAGATTCTTGCTTGTTATAAACCAGAACTTGCCGTAAAATTACATGAATTTCGTAAAATGCAAGCACAAACAGTGCTTAATATGACATTGCCGGAAGTTGAATAA
- a CDS encoding ABC-F family ATP-binding cassette domain-containing protein, whose translation MLSVKNLTLAYGNKKLLDNSSLQLYKNQIVGLVGQNGTGKTSFFKLILGENHPESGDCTIPAGTLISYIEQEIEDVNIAIIEYVLNAHHIYREDHTDLPEYYQLRPRAEKLLVNLGFKPEDAERPLNEFSGGWQMRVNLAKALFCPSDLLLLDEPTNHLDIETVIWLENWLKSYQGLAIIISHDREFLDNVTQYTVHVANQKLTLYNGNYSTFERTRAEQLELEQKTAAKTQARIDHLQSFVDRFKAKATKAKQAQSRMKMIEKLRFSPTFNSERNYSIDFFTPEYTSDLLLTVIDAKIGYPDKTLIDKVNLQIFTSDRIGLLGRNGKGKTSLIKAIIEGGSLLSGDVEMNSKIRIGYFAQQTIEVLTDNDTPFSIIHNTNKTMREQEIYNYLGRFGFNADKSKESVGKFSGGEKARLILASIILTKPNILFLDEPTNHLDMQMREELATSLQEFEGAVILVSHDKFLLQGVADDFYLIEDNKLLPFSGSLDDYESYLLKKEESQTSNKLKPSMEKEKPSDVAATFKQANKLRHDILQTEKLMEKLQGQLDKLTTELEQANQNGNLEELVTINSKQEQVNLELNKAEEEWLDLQSQLENL comes from the coding sequence ATGCTTTCGGTAAAAAATCTTACTTTGGCCTATGGCAATAAAAAACTTCTTGATAATTCTAGCCTACAATTATATAAGAACCAGATCGTTGGACTGGTCGGACAAAATGGAACAGGGAAAACCTCGTTTTTTAAACTGATTCTCGGGGAAAATCATCCTGAATCTGGTGACTGCACAATTCCTGCTGGCACGTTAATCAGCTACATTGAGCAAGAAATAGAAGATGTTAATATTGCGATTATAGAATATGTATTAAATGCCCACCATATTTATCGCGAAGATCATACCGATCTACCCGAATATTACCAGCTAAGGCCACGAGCAGAAAAACTATTGGTAAATCTTGGATTCAAACCAGAAGATGCCGAACGTCCACTAAATGAATTTTCGGGTGGTTGGCAGATGCGGGTAAATCTTGCCAAAGCGCTATTTTGCCCAAGCGATTTGCTATTACTTGATGAGCCAACCAACCATTTGGATATTGAAACGGTAATCTGGCTTGAAAATTGGCTAAAAAGCTATCAAGGCTTAGCAATTATCATTTCTCATGATAGAGAGTTTCTTGATAATGTTACCCAATACACTGTCCATGTTGCCAATCAAAAATTAACCCTCTATAATGGCAATTATTCAACTTTTGAACGTACTCGCGCCGAACAGCTGGAGCTAGAACAAAAAACTGCTGCCAAAACCCAAGCGAGAATAGATCATTTGCAGAGTTTTGTTGACCGCTTTAAAGCCAAAGCAACCAAAGCCAAACAGGCGCAAAGTCGAATGAAAATGATAGAAAAGCTGCGTTTCTCGCCAACCTTTAATAGTGAACGTAATTATTCCATCGATTTTTTCACTCCCGAATATACCTCTGACCTTCTTTTAACAGTTATTGATGCAAAAATTGGCTATCCGGATAAGACTTTAATAGATAAAGTAAATTTGCAAATCTTTACTAGTGACCGGATCGGGTTACTTGGGCGTAACGGCAAAGGGAAAACTAGTCTTATCAAGGCTATTATCGAAGGTGGTAGCCTACTATCCGGTGATGTCGAGATGAATAGCAAAATCAGGATTGGTTATTTTGCCCAACAAACCATCGAAGTACTAACAGATAATGATACTCCGTTTAGTATTATCCATAATACCAATAAAACGATGCGCGAACAGGAAATTTATAATTATCTCGGACGCTTCGGTTTTAACGCTGATAAAAGTAAAGAATCTGTTGGCAAATTCTCTGGTGGTGAAAAAGCCCGTTTGATTCTGGCGTCAATAATCTTGACTAAGCCAAATATATTATTTCTGGATGAGCCAACCAATCATTTAGACATGCAAATGCGCGAGGAGTTAGCAACCAGCTTACAGGAATTTGAAGGAGCAGTAATACTGGTATCACATGATAAATTTTTGCTACAAGGTGTTGCCGATGATTTTTATCTGATAGAAGATAATAAATTGCTGCCATTTTCTGGTAGCTTGGATGATTATGAAAGCTATCTACTAAAAAAAGAAGAATCGCAAACTAGCAATAAACTCAAGCCATCAATGGAGAAAGAAAAGCCTAGCGATGTAGCGGCTACATTTAAGCAAGCCAATAAATTACGTCATGATATTCTACAGACCGAGAAACTCATGGAAAAATTACAAGGTCAGCTAGATAAGCTAACTACCGAGTTGGAGCAGGCGAATCAGAATGGTAATTTAGAAGAGTTAGTTACGATTAATAGCAAGCAGGAACAAGTGAACCTTGAATTAAATAAGGCTGAAGAGGAATGGCTTGACCTTCAATCTCAACTGGAAAATTTATAG
- the alr gene encoding alanine racemase translates to MHPTVIEINKKIFENNLVQIRKQIGVGVRLLLPIKANAYGHGLISVAQLAEPLVDYFGVACLDEGISLRQSGVSKPILVFGAIDEEQIRGLVENNLEITISSMYKATLVHEYCLKYDKKCKVQIKVDTGMNRVGIRPESFNPLLDFVLASSVLILTGVYSHLAMSEATDKWVTEAQITSFSAIVETVKVRKPSVICHLANSGGVCYHPSSYFDMVRPGLLSYGYFPGENLITGNLAEISPCFSLKSRVSYFKVVNKGVGISYNHRYHTSEMTRIITIPIGYGDGYRRGLSNSGEVIIRNKRYRISGTICMDMFMVDIGSNGEAYVGDEVVLIGKQGDQELKIEELASKLDTIIYEVLVGFNERISRVVV, encoded by the coding sequence ATGCATCCTACAGTGATTGAGATAAATAAGAAAATATTTGAGAATAATCTAGTCCAGATTCGTAAGCAAATTGGAGTGGGGGTTAGATTATTATTACCTATTAAGGCAAATGCTTATGGTCATGGATTAATATCTGTGGCACAGCTTGCAGAACCTTTGGTTGATTACTTTGGAGTTGCCTGTCTTGATGAGGGGATTAGTTTACGGCAAAGCGGGGTTAGTAAGCCGATTTTGGTTTTTGGTGCGATAGATGAAGAACAGATTCGTGGGTTAGTTGAGAATAATCTTGAAATTACTATTTCTTCAATGTATAAAGCCACACTAGTGCATGAATATTGTCTTAAATATGATAAAAAATGTAAGGTTCAGATAAAGGTAGATACTGGTATGAATCGGGTTGGTATTCGCCCGGAGAGTTTTAATCCTTTGCTTGATTTTGTCTTAGCTAGTAGCGTATTGATATTAACTGGCGTTTATTCGCATCTAGCAATGAGTGAAGCCACAGATAAATGGGTAACTGAGGCTCAAATTACTTCATTTAGTGCAATTGTAGAAACGGTAAAAGTCAGAAAACCATCAGTAATCTGCCACTTAGCTAATTCTGGTGGCGTATGTTATCATCCTTCCAGCTATTTTGATATGGTGCGTCCGGGGCTTCTTAGTTACGGCTATTTTCCGGGTGAAAATTTAATTACAGGTAATCTAGCCGAAATTAGCCCCTGTTTTAGTCTGAAAAGTCGAGTTAGTTATTTTAAGGTAGTAAATAAAGGGGTTGGAATCAGTTATAATCACCGTTATCATACTTCTGAAATGACACGGATTATTACCATTCCTATTGGTTATGGTGATGGTTATCGACGTGGACTATCTAATTCTGGCGAAGTAATAATTCGGAATAAGCGTTATCGGATTTCTGGGACTATCTGTATGGATATGTTTATGGTCGATATTGGTTCTAATGGTGAAGCCTATGTTGGTGATGAAGTAGTTTTGATCGGTAAACAAGGTGATCAAGAATTAAAAATAGAAGAACTAGCCAGTAAGCTTGATACGATAATTTATGAGGTTTTAGTTGGGTTTAATGAGCGGATTTCACGCGTAGTTGTTTAA
- a CDS encoding NAD(P)H-dependent flavin oxidoreductase, protein MIKVKYPIIQAPMAGGVVTAELVARVSNSGLLGSIPAGYLSKESLEDFIIKTRNLTSAPVILNVFVEDYRETSIISPKPQRIIEAENRLGLSLEESFIIPPTLHVNDYLELAIKYAIPAVSTTFGLFSPEVTASFQQNGISVLATVTNLEEAYLAKKHNVDALIIQGSEAGGHQGSFLSTTNANQFTTLELTKQIRESNLGLPLVAAGGINLQNIYQYWNAGADFLQLGTLFMLSDCAGISYEQQSFILNKPSLATELTKGITGKWVRSIKNELFNYLDFPDFNYPAQHYASSRLRAMAKNSGNFEWAGIWLGQHDKYQFIETDKLIVELQHKYLEYINGL, encoded by the coding sequence TTGATTAAAGTTAAGTATCCAATTATTCAGGCACCAATGGCAGGTGGAGTTGTTACAGCTGAATTGGTCGCTAGAGTATCAAATAGCGGACTTCTGGGAAGTATTCCCGCGGGTTATCTTAGTAAGGAGAGTCTAGAAGACTTTATAATCAAAACCCGTAATTTAACTTCTGCTCCAGTAATATTAAATGTTTTTGTTGAAGATTATCGTGAGACTTCTATTATTTCTCCAAAGCCACAAAGGATCATTGAGGCAGAGAATAGGCTAGGTTTATCATTAGAAGAGTCTTTTATTATTCCACCAACGCTTCATGTTAATGATTATCTTGAACTGGCGATAAAGTACGCAATTCCAGCAGTTAGTACAACTTTTGGTCTATTTTCACCAGAAGTAACTGCATCATTTCAACAAAATGGTATATCTGTATTAGCAACTGTTACAAATCTTGAAGAGGCGTATCTAGCTAAAAAACATAATGTTGATGCCTTGATCATACAAGGTAGTGAGGCTGGTGGTCATCAAGGGAGTTTTTTATCAACTACAAATGCAAATCAGTTTACTACGCTAGAGCTAACTAAGCAAATTCGAGAATCTAATCTTGGGCTTCCTTTAGTCGCTGCTGGCGGTATAAATCTACAAAATATTTATCAATACTGGAATGCTGGAGCTGATTTTCTTCAGTTAGGAACGTTATTTATGCTAAGTGATTGTGCTGGGATAAGCTATGAACAGCAAAGTTTTATCTTGAATAAACCGAGCTTGGCAACTGAATTAACCAAAGGAATTACTGGCAAATGGGTAAGAAGTATTAAGAATGAGCTATTTAACTACCTTGATTTTCCAGATTTTAATTATCCAGCACAGCATTATGCCAGTTCAAGACTACGTGCAATGGCAAAAAATAGTGGTAACTTTGAATGGGCTGGCATTTGGCTTGGTCAGCATGATAAGTATCAGTTTATTGAAACTGATAAATTGATAGTAGAGTTACAGCATAAGTATCTGGAATACATTAATGGTCTATAA
- a CDS encoding 5-(carboxyamino)imidazole ribonucleotide synthase — protein sequence MVARQQTILPTECIGILGGGQLGRMLAMVARQMGYQVAILEPSKDCPAAPFANHHITKPYDSQDGLLELAKLSRVVTTEFENVPAASIRLLKDFGCQVYPDENSIRIAQNRGNEKSFFRSIGLETAEFKIINNQDDIELIGTDMFPAILKTTTLGYDGKGQIRVKDLAELVVAYQQLGGECILEKLVDLAYECSVIVARNQTGAKCFPLIENYHRDGILDISYIPANLSADILSRANNAAISMVEALDYIGILTIEFFITIDNRILVNEIAPRPHNSGHITIESCITSQFEQQLRAICGLPLGDTEVKIPGAMLNLLGDVWLDNRDAFAKLCADSNAKFHWYEKLEAKKARKMGHLSLTGKDRLLLEDKVMKLKQSLNFI from the coding sequence ATGGTAGCTAGACAACAGACAATATTACCAACGGAGTGTATTGGTATCCTTGGTGGTGGGCAGTTAGGACGGATGCTTGCGATGGTAGCAAGGCAAATGGGTTATCAGGTTGCTATTCTTGAGCCTAGTAAAGATTGTCCAGCAGCTCCATTTGCCAATCACCATATAACTAAGCCTTATGATAGTCAGGATGGATTACTAGAGCTAGCTAAACTTAGTCGAGTGGTTACCACTGAATTTGAGAACGTACCCGCAGCGTCAATTAGGCTACTCAAAGATTTTGGTTGTCAGGTTTATCCGGATGAAAATTCGATTAGAATTGCTCAGAATCGAGGTAACGAAAAATCATTCTTCCGTTCAATTGGCTTGGAAACTGCCGAATTTAAGATTATAAATAATCAAGATGATATAGAATTAATTGGAACAGATATGTTTCCAGCTATTTTAAAAACAACTACACTTGGTTATGATGGCAAAGGTCAAATTCGTGTGAAGGATTTAGCAGAGTTAGTGGTGGCTTATCAACAGCTTGGTGGTGAATGTATTTTGGAAAAATTGGTTGATCTGGCGTATGAATGTTCAGTTATTGTTGCGCGGAATCAGACTGGTGCAAAATGCTTTCCACTCATTGAAAACTATCATCGTGATGGAATCCTTGATATTAGCTACATCCCCGCAAATTTAAGTGCAGATATTCTGAGTCGGGCAAATAATGCTGCAATTTCAATGGTTGAAGCACTTGATTATATTGGCATACTGACAATCGAGTTTTTTATAACTATCGATAACCGGATACTGGTAAATGAGATTGCTCCAAGACCACATAATTCGGGGCATATTACTATTGAATCGTGCATAACTTCACAGTTTGAACAACAACTAAGAGCGATTTGTGGGCTACCTCTAGGCGATACCGAGGTTAAGATTCCTGGTGCGATGCTAAATCTCTTGGGCGATGTTTGGCTTGATAATAGAGATGCTTTTGCTAAGCTATGTGCCGATAGTAATGCCAAATTTCATTGGTATGAGAAGTTGGAAGCTAAAAAAGCCCGCAAGATGGGGCATTTATCTTTAACTGGTAAAGATCGCTTATTACTTGAAGATAAAGTTATGAAATTGAAGCAATCCCTTAATTTTATTTAA
- a CDS encoding cation:proton antiporter yields MDNTQIFFQAFIYLLAAVITVPIIKRLGLGSVLGYLLAGIIIGPYVFGLVGNHTETIMHFAEFGVVMMLFLVGLELRPSMLWELRKPLLVTGGYRL; encoded by the coding sequence ATGGATAACACTCAAATATTTTTTCAAGCATTCATCTACCTTCTTGCCGCGGTTATAACTGTACCGATTATTAAACGCCTCGGACTTGGCTCGGTATTGGGTTATCTTCTAGCCGGAATCATAATTGGACCTTACGTATTTGGTTTAGTTGGCAATCATACCGAAACCATCATGCATTTTGCCGAATTTGGTGTCGTTATGATGTTATTTTTGGTTGGACTAGAATTACGCCCATCAATGCTTTGGGAATTAAGAAAACCCCTCCTCGTAACCGGGGGCTACAGGTTATAG
- a CDS encoding CPBP family intramembrane glutamic endopeptidase, with protein sequence MDNFLLSLFLAILILSLWILPNVYAVAGTLLLAVYASYLNEISFSSVIIIMILTFAGYHFIQRDGDKSTVLRIILLMLVFWALFSEDYDGRILSWSGQLELLKSQQRFVINLNFEKILAAILLAAYQFNPKLSLKYWKEVFTSAWSILFLVYIVLLIPLIILLYFFMDFNIDSLHLSTLVLNAFLIAFAEEVLFRGILQNWLIQVIRIKIGPSLGWVAILIVSIVYGLFHVKFGVFIGFFSCFVGGAYGYIYRKSGKIEVAILMHFAISLTFCLVLAFYGLGNFLPVMIY encoded by the coding sequence ATGGATAATTTTTTACTTTCCTTATTTCTTGCCATTTTAATATTAAGCCTCTGGATATTGCCAAATGTATATGCAGTAGCTGGTACTTTATTGCTTGCAGTTTATGCTAGTTATCTAAATGAAATCAGCTTTTCTTCTGTAATTATTATCATGATTTTAACTTTTGCGGGTTATCATTTTATTCAGAGGGATGGCGACAAAAGTACCGTACTAAGAATAATTTTACTTATGCTTGTATTCTGGGCATTATTTAGTGAAGATTATGACGGGCGAATATTAAGCTGGTCTGGACAATTAGAACTATTAAAATCTCAGCAGCGCTTTGTCATAAACCTTAATTTTGAAAAGATTTTAGCAGCGATTCTGCTGGCTGCGTATCAGTTTAACCCTAAACTATCCTTAAAATATTGGAAAGAAGTATTTACTTCTGCTTGGTCAATTTTATTCCTTGTTTATATCGTATTATTAATTCCTTTGATTATATTACTATACTTTTTTATGGATTTTAATATAGATAGCTTACATCTAAGTACTTTGGTTTTAAACGCTTTTTTAATTGCCTTTGCAGAAGAGGTACTATTTCGCGGTATTTTACAAAACTGGCTAATTCAAGTTATTCGTATCAAAATTGGACCAAGTTTGGGGTGGGTAGCAATTCTGATAGTGAGTATAGTCTATGGCTTATTCCATGTTAAATTTGGGGTTTTTATTGGGTTTTTTAGCTGCTTTGTGGGCGGTGCATATGGATATATATATAGAAAATCAGGTAAAATCGAGGTGGCTATCTTGATGCATTTTGCAATTAGCCTGACTTTTTGTCTGGTGTTAGCTTTTTATGGGCTTGGAAACTTTTTACCGGTAATGATTTATTAA